A stretch of the Medicago truncatula cultivar Jemalong A17 chromosome 5, MtrunA17r5.0-ANR, whole genome shotgun sequence genome encodes the following:
- the LOC11426549 gene encoding pleckstrin homology domain-containing protein 1: MAASLWRYATGSTTNPVDYSGVEFWSNPERTGWLTKQGEYIKTWRRRWFVLKQGKLFWFKESTITRASIPRGVIPVATCLTVKGAEDILHKPYAFELSTRADTMYFIADSDKEKEDWINSIGRSIVLHSRSVTDSEIIDYDNGK; the protein is encoded by the coding sequence ATGGCAGCAAGTCTTTGGCGCTACGCAACCGGTTCAACCACAAACCCGGTCGACTACTCCGGCGTCGAATTCTGGTCGAACCCAGAACGAACCGGCTGGTTAACAAAACAAGGCGAATACATAAAAACATGGCGAAGACGTTGGTTCGTTTTGAAACAAGGGAAACTCTTCTGGTTCAAAGAATCAACAATCACACGCGCTTCTATCCCGCGTGGTGTTATTCCTGTTGCTACTTGTCTCACTGTTAAAGGCGCTGAAGATATTCTTCATAAACCCTACGCATTTGAACTTTCCACACGCGCTGATACGATGTATTTTATTGCTGATTCGGATAAGGAGAAAGAGGATTGGATTAACTCGATTGGAAGATCGATTGTTCTGCATTCTAGATCTGTTACTGATTCGGaaattattgattatgataatgGTAAATGA
- the LOC11415808 gene encoding probable LRR receptor-like serine/threonine-protein kinase At3g47570 isoform X2 — MRTHSQLLLYFMLSTTVALALSLSSVTDKHALLSLKEKLTNGIPDALPSWNESLYFCEWEGVTCGRRHMRVSVLHLENQNWGGTLGPSLGNLTFLRKLKLSNIDLHGEIPKEVGLLKRLQVLDLSKNKFHGKIPFELTNCTNLQEIILLYNQLTGNVPSWFGSMTQLNKLLLGANNLVGQIPPSLGNISSLQNITLARNQLEGNIPYTLGKLSNLRDLNLGSNNFSGEIPHSLYNLSKIYVFILGQNQLFGTLPSNMHLVFPNLRSFLVGENHISGTLPLSISNITGLKWFDISINNFHGPVPPTLGHLNKLRRFDIGYNGFGSGRAHDLDFISSLTNCTQLQVLNLKYNRFGGTMTDLMTNFSTTLNWLSMAGNQIYGEIPERIGQLIGLTHFDMMENFLEGTIPDSIGKLTNLVRLILQENRLSGKIPIVIGNLTKLSEFYLHTNKLEGNVPSTLRYCTKLQSFGVSDNNLSGHIPDQTFGYLESLINLDLSNNSLTGPIPSEFGNLKHLSILNLYTNKLSGQIPNELAGCLTLIELMLQRNFFHGSIPSFLGSSLRSLQILDLSSNNFTSVIPRELENLTSLNSLNLSFNNLYGEVPINGVFSNVTAISLMGNNDLCEGIPQLKLPPCSRLLSKKHTRFLKKKFIPIFVIGGILISSMAFIGIYFLRKKAKKFLSLASLRNGHLEVTYEDLHEATNGFSSSNLVGAGSFGSVYKGSLLKFEGPIVVKVLKLETRGASKSFVAECKVLEKMKHKNLLKLLTFCSSIDYNGEVFKAIVFEFMPMGSLEGLLHNNEHLESRNLNLRQRLSVALDVAHALDYLHHNSHEAVVHCDIKPSNVLLDDDIIAYLGDFGLARFLNGATGSSSKDQVSSAAIQGTIGYVPPDMLLEQSME; from the exons ATGAGAACTCATTCCCAATTGCTGTTGTACTTCATGCTGTCAACAACAGTTGCTCTTGCTTTGAGTTTGAGTTCAGTGACTGATAAACATGCTTTGCtttctttgaaagaaaaacttaCCAATGGTATACCTGATGCTCTTCCATCATGGAATGAATCTCTTTATTTCTGTGAATGGGAGGGTGTTACATGCGGTCGACGCCACATGAGAGTCTCTGTCTTGCATTTGGAAAATCAAAATTGGGGTGGTACTCTTGGACCATCCTTAGGAAATCTAACCTTTCTCAGAAAACTCAAACTTTCCAACATCGATTTGCACGGTGAAATTCCAAAAGAAGTTGGTCTTTTGAAGAGGTTGCAAGTTCTTGACTTGAGCAAGAACAAATTTCATGGTAAGATTCCTTTTGAGCTTACCAACTGCACCAATCTTCAAGAAATTATCTTGTTGTACAATCAACTCACTGGAAATGTTCCCTCATGGTTTGGTTCCATGACGCAGCTTAATAAGTTGCTTCTTGGAGCAAATAATTTGGTAGGTCAAATCCCACCTTCCTTGGGAAATATTTCATCCCTCCAAAATATAACACTTGCAAGAAATCAATTGGAAGGAAATATACCTTATACCTTGGGTAAGTTATCAAATTTAAGAGATCTAAATCTGGGTTCAAATAATTTTTCGGGTGAAATCCCTCATTCTCTTTACAATCTatcaaaaatttatgttttcatcCTTGGGCAAAACCAATTATTTGGTACTCTTCCATCAAATATGCATCTTGTTTTTCCTAATCTTAGATCATTTTTGGTGGGAGAGAACCACATAAGCGGAACTTTGCCGTTGTCAATATCAAATATCACCGGTCTGAAATGGTTCGATATATCCATTAACAATTTTCATGGGCCAGTACCTCCAACCTTGGGGCACTTGAACAAACTTAGGAGGTTTGACATTGGTTATAATGGTTTTGGGAGTGGAAGAGCTCATGATTTGGATTTCATTTCCTCATTGACCAATTGTACTCAATTGCAAGTTCTTAATTTGAAGTATAATAGATTTGGCGGTACAATGACAGATCTTATGACCAACTTCTCTACCACTCTCAATTGGCTAAGTATGGCAGGTAATCAAATATATGGAGAAATCCCTGAAAGAATTGGACAACTAATTGGTTTAACTCACTTTGATATGATGGAGAATTTCCTAGAGGGAACAATTCCAGATTCAATTGGAAAGCTTACGAATCTAGTAAGATTAATTTTGCAAGAAAACAGATTATCTGGCAAGATTCCTATTGTTATTGGCAATCTTACCAAGTTGTCTGAGTTTTATCTACATACTAATAAATTAGAAGGAAACGTTCCATCGACTCTTAGATATTGCACCAAGTTGCAATCATTTGGTGTTTCTGACAACAACTTGAGTGGCCACATACCTGATCAAACATTTGGCTATCTAGAAAGTTTAATAAATCTTGACTTGTCCAACAACTCCTTGACCGGTCCCATTCCTTCAGAATTTGGTAACTTGAAGCATCTTTCCATATTGAATCTATACACAAACAAGTTGTCCGGTCAAATTCCCAATGAACTTGCTGGTTGTTTGACACTAATTGAGCTTATGTTGCAGAGAAACTTTTTCCATGGAAGTATACCTTCCTTCTTGGGCTCCTCATTAAGATCCCTCCAAATCTTAGACCTTTCTAGCAATAACTTCACGAGTGTAATCCCTCGTGAATTGGAAAATCTAACATCGTTGAATTCTTTAAACCTGTCATTTAACAATCTCTATGGTGAGGTTCCCATAAATGGTGTCTTTAGCAATGTCACTGCAATTTCACTTATGGGAAACAATGATCTTTGTGAAGGTATTCCTCAATTAAAGCTGCCTCCATGTTCTAGGTTGCTCTCCAAGAAACATACGAGGTTTCTTAAAAAGAAGTTTATCCCCATCTTTGTTATTGGTGGAATTTTGATCTCTTCGATGGCTTTTATCGGTATCTATTTTCTCAGGAAAAAGGCAAAAAAGTTTCTTTCTTTAGCATCTCTACGGAATGGGCACTTGGAGGTTACTTATGAGGATTTACATGAAGCAACCAACGGATTTTCTTCATCCAACTTGGTAGGCGCAGGAAGTTTTGGTTCTGTATACAAAGGATCTCTTCTTAAATTTGAAGGACCTATTGTAGTAAAggtgttgaaacttgaaacacGTGGGGCATCAAAGAGTTTTGTGGCTGAATGTAAAGTACTGGAAAAGATGAAACACAAAAACCTTCTGAAGCTCCTAACTTTCTGTTCAAGTATTGATTATAATGGTGAAGTTTTCAAGGCTATAGTTTTTGAATTCATGCCTATGGGGAGTCTAGAAGGCTTGTTGCACAATAATGAACATCTTGAGTCTAGAAATCTAAATCTCAGACAAAGGTTAAGTGTTGCTCTCGATGTAGCCCATGCATTGGATTATCTTCACCATAATTCCCATGAAGCTGTAGTTCACTGTGATATTAAGCCAAGTAATGTTCTTCTCGACGATGACATTATTGCTTACTTAGGAGATTTTGGGTTAGCAAGGTTCCTTAATGGGGCTACAGGGAGTTCCAGTAAAGATCAAGTTAGTTCAGCTGCAATTCAAGGAACCATAGGATATGTTCCCCCAG ATATGTTGTTGGAACAGAGTATGGAGTAG
- the LOC11415808 gene encoding probable LRR receptor-like serine/threonine-protein kinase At3g47570 isoform X1, which yields MRTHSQLLLYFMLSTTVALALSLSSVTDKHALLSLKEKLTNGIPDALPSWNESLYFCEWEGVTCGRRHMRVSVLHLENQNWGGTLGPSLGNLTFLRKLKLSNIDLHGEIPKEVGLLKRLQVLDLSKNKFHGKIPFELTNCTNLQEIILLYNQLTGNVPSWFGSMTQLNKLLLGANNLVGQIPPSLGNISSLQNITLARNQLEGNIPYTLGKLSNLRDLNLGSNNFSGEIPHSLYNLSKIYVFILGQNQLFGTLPSNMHLVFPNLRSFLVGENHISGTLPLSISNITGLKWFDISINNFHGPVPPTLGHLNKLRRFDIGYNGFGSGRAHDLDFISSLTNCTQLQVLNLKYNRFGGTMTDLMTNFSTTLNWLSMAGNQIYGEIPERIGQLIGLTHFDMMENFLEGTIPDSIGKLTNLVRLILQENRLSGKIPIVIGNLTKLSEFYLHTNKLEGNVPSTLRYCTKLQSFGVSDNNLSGHIPDQTFGYLESLINLDLSNNSLTGPIPSEFGNLKHLSILNLYTNKLSGQIPNELAGCLTLIELMLQRNFFHGSIPSFLGSSLRSLQILDLSSNNFTSVIPRELENLTSLNSLNLSFNNLYGEVPINGVFSNVTAISLMGNNDLCEGIPQLKLPPCSRLLSKKHTRFLKKKFIPIFVIGGILISSMAFIGIYFLRKKAKKFLSLASLRNGHLEVTYEDLHEATNGFSSSNLVGAGSFGSVYKGSLLKFEGPIVVKVLKLETRGASKSFVAECKVLEKMKHKNLLKLLTFCSSIDYNGEVFKAIVFEFMPMGSLEGLLHNNEHLESRNLNLRQRLSVALDVAHALDYLHHNSHEAVVHCDIKPSNVLLDDDIIAYLGDFGLARFLNGATGSSSKDQVSSAAIQGTIGYVPPEYGVGGKVSPQGDIYSYGILLLEMLTAKKPTDNMFCEGLSLHKLCKMAIPQKITEIADTQLLVPSSEEQTGIMEDQRESLVSFARIGVACSAEYPAQRMCIKDVITELHAIKQKLTL from the exons ATGAGAACTCATTCCCAATTGCTGTTGTACTTCATGCTGTCAACAACAGTTGCTCTTGCTTTGAGTTTGAGTTCAGTGACTGATAAACATGCTTTGCtttctttgaaagaaaaacttaCCAATGGTATACCTGATGCTCTTCCATCATGGAATGAATCTCTTTATTTCTGTGAATGGGAGGGTGTTACATGCGGTCGACGCCACATGAGAGTCTCTGTCTTGCATTTGGAAAATCAAAATTGGGGTGGTACTCTTGGACCATCCTTAGGAAATCTAACCTTTCTCAGAAAACTCAAACTTTCCAACATCGATTTGCACGGTGAAATTCCAAAAGAAGTTGGTCTTTTGAAGAGGTTGCAAGTTCTTGACTTGAGCAAGAACAAATTTCATGGTAAGATTCCTTTTGAGCTTACCAACTGCACCAATCTTCAAGAAATTATCTTGTTGTACAATCAACTCACTGGAAATGTTCCCTCATGGTTTGGTTCCATGACGCAGCTTAATAAGTTGCTTCTTGGAGCAAATAATTTGGTAGGTCAAATCCCACCTTCCTTGGGAAATATTTCATCCCTCCAAAATATAACACTTGCAAGAAATCAATTGGAAGGAAATATACCTTATACCTTGGGTAAGTTATCAAATTTAAGAGATCTAAATCTGGGTTCAAATAATTTTTCGGGTGAAATCCCTCATTCTCTTTACAATCTatcaaaaatttatgttttcatcCTTGGGCAAAACCAATTATTTGGTACTCTTCCATCAAATATGCATCTTGTTTTTCCTAATCTTAGATCATTTTTGGTGGGAGAGAACCACATAAGCGGAACTTTGCCGTTGTCAATATCAAATATCACCGGTCTGAAATGGTTCGATATATCCATTAACAATTTTCATGGGCCAGTACCTCCAACCTTGGGGCACTTGAACAAACTTAGGAGGTTTGACATTGGTTATAATGGTTTTGGGAGTGGAAGAGCTCATGATTTGGATTTCATTTCCTCATTGACCAATTGTACTCAATTGCAAGTTCTTAATTTGAAGTATAATAGATTTGGCGGTACAATGACAGATCTTATGACCAACTTCTCTACCACTCTCAATTGGCTAAGTATGGCAGGTAATCAAATATATGGAGAAATCCCTGAAAGAATTGGACAACTAATTGGTTTAACTCACTTTGATATGATGGAGAATTTCCTAGAGGGAACAATTCCAGATTCAATTGGAAAGCTTACGAATCTAGTAAGATTAATTTTGCAAGAAAACAGATTATCTGGCAAGATTCCTATTGTTATTGGCAATCTTACCAAGTTGTCTGAGTTTTATCTACATACTAATAAATTAGAAGGAAACGTTCCATCGACTCTTAGATATTGCACCAAGTTGCAATCATTTGGTGTTTCTGACAACAACTTGAGTGGCCACATACCTGATCAAACATTTGGCTATCTAGAAAGTTTAATAAATCTTGACTTGTCCAACAACTCCTTGACCGGTCCCATTCCTTCAGAATTTGGTAACTTGAAGCATCTTTCCATATTGAATCTATACACAAACAAGTTGTCCGGTCAAATTCCCAATGAACTTGCTGGTTGTTTGACACTAATTGAGCTTATGTTGCAGAGAAACTTTTTCCATGGAAGTATACCTTCCTTCTTGGGCTCCTCATTAAGATCCCTCCAAATCTTAGACCTTTCTAGCAATAACTTCACGAGTGTAATCCCTCGTGAATTGGAAAATCTAACATCGTTGAATTCTTTAAACCTGTCATTTAACAATCTCTATGGTGAGGTTCCCATAAATGGTGTCTTTAGCAATGTCACTGCAATTTCACTTATGGGAAACAATGATCTTTGTGAAGGTATTCCTCAATTAAAGCTGCCTCCATGTTCTAGGTTGCTCTCCAAGAAACATACGAGGTTTCTTAAAAAGAAGTTTATCCCCATCTTTGTTATTGGTGGAATTTTGATCTCTTCGATGGCTTTTATCGGTATCTATTTTCTCAGGAAAAAGGCAAAAAAGTTTCTTTCTTTAGCATCTCTACGGAATGGGCACTTGGAGGTTACTTATGAGGATTTACATGAAGCAACCAACGGATTTTCTTCATCCAACTTGGTAGGCGCAGGAAGTTTTGGTTCTGTATACAAAGGATCTCTTCTTAAATTTGAAGGACCTATTGTAGTAAAggtgttgaaacttgaaacacGTGGGGCATCAAAGAGTTTTGTGGCTGAATGTAAAGTACTGGAAAAGATGAAACACAAAAACCTTCTGAAGCTCCTAACTTTCTGTTCAAGTATTGATTATAATGGTGAAGTTTTCAAGGCTATAGTTTTTGAATTCATGCCTATGGGGAGTCTAGAAGGCTTGTTGCACAATAATGAACATCTTGAGTCTAGAAATCTAAATCTCAGACAAAGGTTAAGTGTTGCTCTCGATGTAGCCCATGCATTGGATTATCTTCACCATAATTCCCATGAAGCTGTAGTTCACTGTGATATTAAGCCAAGTAATGTTCTTCTCGACGATGACATTATTGCTTACTTAGGAGATTTTGGGTTAGCAAGGTTCCTTAATGGGGCTACAGGGAGTTCCAGTAAAGATCAAGTTAGTTCAGCTGCAATTCAAGGAACCATAGGATATGTTCCCCCAG AGTATGGAGTAGGTGGCAAAGTATCACCACAAGGAGATATTTACAGCTATGGAATTCTATTGTTGGAGATGTTAACAGCAAAAAAACCAACAGACAACATGTTTTGTGAAGGTCTAAGCCTACACAAATTATGTAAGATGGCAATCCCACAAAAGATCACTGAGATAGCAGATACACAGTTGCTTGTCCCATCTTCTGAAGAACAGACAGGGATTATGGAGGATCAGAGGGAGAGTCTAGTCTCGTTTGCTAGGATTGGAGTTGCATGTTCCGCAGAATACCCCGCTCAGCGAATGTGTATAAAAGATGTTATAACAGAGTTACATGCAATTAAACAGAAGTTAACCCTCTAG